The Alicyclobacillus macrosporangiidus CPP55 genome segment CATCGAGAAAACCTGGGTCGTATTCTCGATCGGCCGCGCCCAGGGTCTCTCCCTGGAACGCCACCCAGCCCAACACCCTCGCGTCTTCCGTGAGGCGTGTGAAACACTCCATCCAAGGCCCCGACGTGAATGCCGGCACACTGACACCGTTGAGCACAAAGGGCCGTTTGGGGTGTTCGAAGACCCGCCGCCGCGTATCGCCCTCTCCGTCCTGCAAGATCTCCACTGCGGTGGGGCGGGTATCCCATCCGGCACCCTCTGCGTCGGCCGCGGACACAGAACGTGTCGGCTCGTCGCTGCCGGCCGCCTGGGAACGCGGTGCCGAAGCGGCATCAGGTGCCGGGGCGGGCCCCTGGTCCACCGCGCCCTGGTTCCGGATGGCCCGCACCGGGGATCGATCTTCCCGCGCTTCGGCCCTTCGCTGCTCCGCCGAACCGCCTGCTCCTGCCTCCCGGGCTTCCGTCGGCCCAGCCGACGGGTCTGCAGCACGCCGCTCGCGTGCGCGGCGGACCAACCACACATTCATCCAAACCCAAGCGCTCAGGACAATCAACGCCAGGGCGACGACCGCCAACAGCGTGGTCGGCATGTACTCACCTCCGTCCTCCGCGCTGGCCACCGCTCATCCATCAGGTGCCGGAATTCCTGTGGATCCGTACGGTCGCGTTCATGCGCGGCACGATGTCTTTGCCCTGCTGCCCGGACAGCGAGATCTTCACCGGCACCCGCTGCACTTCCTTCGTGAAGGTGGTCGAGGTCGGGCTCGGGAACGGCGATTGCTCAGCGGCCGACTCCGCGCCGATGCTCTCTACCGTCCCGGAGAACGTGTCACCGGGATAGGCGTCGATGTAGATATCCACGGACTGGCCGACCTTCACGTTGCGCACATCAGACTCCTTGATGTTCGCGATCACATATTCGTGATCGAGATCCCCGATGGCGGCCAAAACCATGCCGGGCGCCACAACCTCGCCTTGGACGGCGGAGTTCTTCAGGATCACGCCGTCGATGGGCGCCGTGATGGCCACAGATTGCCCCGTCGGCAAGGTCTCCTGTCCCAGGGTGTCTCCTTGATGGACAGCCGCCCCCTCGTTGACGTTCCAGCGGGTCAACTTGCCCGCTGCGGTGCCCACCACGTAGCGCGTGTCCGCGGAGACATAGGCGTCTTCCTCACGGATGTAATTATTCTGGTTGTAAAAGTACAGGTACCCTCCGATCAACGCAGCTGCCACCACAATCAAGGCGATCACGTTGATGATCAGGATTTGCCGAGCGCGCATGTTCCGCCCCACTTCCCCGTTCATGCGGTTTGTTTATCGTGTTGATGTTTCACTCACAAAACGATTTTATTGTATTACGGGTCACGTGAAAAGGAAAGGGTACGTCACTGGTAATTCCGTTCGTCGGCCTCCGGGCGCAAGGGCAGGAATCGAAGCACCTGGGGCCGCAAGCGCCAGACGCTGGCTATCATTAGGACCACGCACAGCCCGCCGTACACCAGAGAGAACCACACCCAGGCGTGCGGAGGACCCGTGACAGCCGCCTCCAACAACGCCATCACCCAGAGCGGATTGAGGCTGAGCAGGAATGTCCCCCAACCGGCCAAGAACTGATCGAGGGGATAGCGCTGCGCCACCAGCTGCAGGCCGTAACCCACCACCCCGGTGAACACGAGCATCCACGCCACGGTCGCGTACGACAGCACGGTGCTCCATCCCGAGCGCAGCACGAGCGTCGACCAACACACGCTCAGCGCCGCGATCACCAGGATGGTGAACAGTTGGAACGCGAAAACCGCCACGACCTCCCCCGGGACCGCGCCACCGAACAGAAACACCAAGCTGTACAGCGGCAAAGTGACGAC includes the following:
- a CDS encoding ABC transporter permease, which gives rise to MIRNPLLLKEFRQRMRTVRAPIVVFGYVFGMALFTFFLLYENVQGQLTLLLPQRSEQVFLTLSLVQMTVAGFLTPAFAAGSISGERERRTLAVLLTTPLSPFGILAGKILSSTALLVLLLVVTLPLYSLVFLFGGAVPGEVVAVFAFQLFTILVIAALSVCWSTLVLRSGWSTVLSYATVAWMLVFTGVVGYGLQLVAQRYPLDQFLAGWGTFLLSLNPLWVMALLEAAVTGPPHAWVWFSLVYGGLCVVLMIASVWRLRPQVLRFLPLRPEADERNYQ
- a CDS encoding efflux RND transporter periplasmic adaptor subunit, producing the protein MRARQILIINVIALIVVAAALIGGYLYFYNQNNYIREEDAYVSADTRYVVGTAAGKLTRWNVNEGAAVHQGDTLGQETLPTGQSVAITAPIDGVILKNSAVQGEVVAPGMVLAAIGDLDHEYVIANIKESDVRNVKVGQSVDIYIDAYPGDTFSGTVESIGAESAAEQSPFPSPTSTTFTKEVQRVPVKISLSGQQGKDIVPRMNATVRIHRNSGT